The following coding sequences lie in one Eleginops maclovinus isolate JMC-PN-2008 ecotype Puerto Natales chromosome 21, JC_Emac_rtc_rv5, whole genome shotgun sequence genomic window:
- the slc35b3 gene encoding adenosine 3'-phospho 5'-phosphosulfate transporter 2 isoform X2, whose amino-acid sequence MSAKYGLVSYNSSRKHISISIPSSTEVMSPHIKSVEELRVLGINLSNFSSPTQFMICVAGVFLFYLIYGYLQELIFSVEGFKPFGWYLTLIQFGFYSTFGLVELQLTQDKRRRIPGKTYMMIAFLTVGTMGLSNTSLGYLNYPTQVIFKCCKLIPVMIGGVFIQGKRYNVADVSAALCMSLGLIWFTLADSKVAPNFNVTGVLLISLALCADAAIGNVQEKAMKLHNGSNSEMVLYSYSIGFVYILTGLLCVGGLGPAVAFCSEHPVKTYGYAFLFSLTGYFGISFVLALIKLFGALVAVTVTTGRKAMTIVLSFMFFAKPFSFQYIWGGLLVLFGIFLNVYSKNSDKMKLPSFKDLRSWVLTGKKVRFLSQNV is encoded by the exons ATGAGTGCCAAATATGGCCTGGTGAGCTACAACAGTTCACGGAAGCACATTTCCATCTCCATCCCATCGTCCACGGAGGTGATGTCGCCCCACATCAAGTCTGTGGAGGAGCTGAGGGTCCTGGGGATAAACCTGAGCAACTTCAGCTCGCCCACACAGTTCATGATCTGCGTGGCTGGAGTCTTCCTCTTTTACCTCATCTATGGATACCTGCAG GAGTTGATATTTTCCGTGGAAGGATTCAAGCCTTTCGGATGGTACCTCACTCTGATCCAGTTTGGATTCTACTCCACGTTCGGTCTGGTGGAGCTTCAGCTCACGCAGGACAAACGCAGAAG GATACCAGGGAAGACCTATATGATGATAGCCTTTCTTACAGTGGGTACTATGGGCCTGTCCAATACCTCTCTGGGATACTTGAACTACCCCACACAGGTCATCTTCAAGTGCTGTAAACTCATCCCAGTCATGATCGGAGGAGTGTTTATACAAG GTAAACGCTATAATGTGGCCGATGTGTCGGCTGCCCTCTGCATGAGTCTGGGTCTCATCTGGTTTACTCTAGCTGACAGCAAAGTGGCCCCCAACTTCAACGTCACAG GTGTTCTCCTCATCTCCCTGGCACTGTGTGCAGACGCAGCCATCGGAAACGTGCAGGAGAAGGCCATGAAACTCCACAACGGCTCCAACTCTGAAATG GTGCTCTACTCATACTCCATTGGTTTCGTCTACATACTGACAGGCCTGCTCTGTGTGGGGGGGCTGGGGCCAGCAGTGGCTTTCTGCTCAGAG caTCCTGTGAAGACGTACGGTTACGCATTCCTGTTCTCTCTTACGGGTTACTTTGGCATCTCCTTCGTGCTCGCCTTGATCAAGCTCTTCGGTGCACTGGTTGCTGTGACAG TGACCACGGGCAGAAAGGCCATGACTATCGTACTCTCCTTCATGTTCTTCGCCAAACCTTTCTCTTTTCA GTACATCTGGGGCGGCCTTCTGGTGCTCTTCGGCATCTTCTTGAATGTTTACAGTAAAAACAGCGATAAAATGAAGCTTCCCTCCTTCAAGGACCTCAGGAGCTGGGTGCTGACGGGAAAGAAAGTCAGATTTCTTTCACAAAACGTATAG
- the slc35b3 gene encoding adenosine 3'-phospho 5'-phosphosulfate transporter 2 isoform X1, with amino-acid sequence MCLGQVHGGRDSQLTGKMDTSTQLPAAEDTMSAKYGLVSYNSSRKHISISIPSSTEVMSPHIKSVEELRVLGINLSNFSSPTQFMICVAGVFLFYLIYGYLQELIFSVEGFKPFGWYLTLIQFGFYSTFGLVELQLTQDKRRRIPGKTYMMIAFLTVGTMGLSNTSLGYLNYPTQVIFKCCKLIPVMIGGVFIQGKRYNVADVSAALCMSLGLIWFTLADSKVAPNFNVTGVLLISLALCADAAIGNVQEKAMKLHNGSNSEMVLYSYSIGFVYILTGLLCVGGLGPAVAFCSEHPVKTYGYAFLFSLTGYFGISFVLALIKLFGALVAVTVTTGRKAMTIVLSFMFFAKPFSFQYIWGGLLVLFGIFLNVYSKNSDKMKLPSFKDLRSWVLTGKKVRFLSQNV; translated from the exons ATGTGTTTAGGTCAGGTGCATGGCGGACGAGACAGCCAACTCACCGGTAAGATGGATACTTCAACACAG CTCCCAGCAGCCGAAGACACAATGAGTGCCAAATATGGCCTGGTGAGCTACAACAGTTCACGGAAGCACATTTCCATCTCCATCCCATCGTCCACGGAGGTGATGTCGCCCCACATCAAGTCTGTGGAGGAGCTGAGGGTCCTGGGGATAAACCTGAGCAACTTCAGCTCGCCCACACAGTTCATGATCTGCGTGGCTGGAGTCTTCCTCTTTTACCTCATCTATGGATACCTGCAG GAGTTGATATTTTCCGTGGAAGGATTCAAGCCTTTCGGATGGTACCTCACTCTGATCCAGTTTGGATTCTACTCCACGTTCGGTCTGGTGGAGCTTCAGCTCACGCAGGACAAACGCAGAAG GATACCAGGGAAGACCTATATGATGATAGCCTTTCTTACAGTGGGTACTATGGGCCTGTCCAATACCTCTCTGGGATACTTGAACTACCCCACACAGGTCATCTTCAAGTGCTGTAAACTCATCCCAGTCATGATCGGAGGAGTGTTTATACAAG GTAAACGCTATAATGTGGCCGATGTGTCGGCTGCCCTCTGCATGAGTCTGGGTCTCATCTGGTTTACTCTAGCTGACAGCAAAGTGGCCCCCAACTTCAACGTCACAG GTGTTCTCCTCATCTCCCTGGCACTGTGTGCAGACGCAGCCATCGGAAACGTGCAGGAGAAGGCCATGAAACTCCACAACGGCTCCAACTCTGAAATG GTGCTCTACTCATACTCCATTGGTTTCGTCTACATACTGACAGGCCTGCTCTGTGTGGGGGGGCTGGGGCCAGCAGTGGCTTTCTGCTCAGAG caTCCTGTGAAGACGTACGGTTACGCATTCCTGTTCTCTCTTACGGGTTACTTTGGCATCTCCTTCGTGCTCGCCTTGATCAAGCTCTTCGGTGCACTGGTTGCTGTGACAG TGACCACGGGCAGAAAGGCCATGACTATCGTACTCTCCTTCATGTTCTTCGCCAAACCTTTCTCTTTTCA GTACATCTGGGGCGGCCTTCTGGTGCTCTTCGGCATCTTCTTGAATGTTTACAGTAAAAACAGCGATAAAATGAAGCTTCCCTCCTTCAAGGACCTCAGGAGCTGGGTGCTGACGGGAAAGAAAGTCAGATTTCTTTCACAAAACGTATAG